In Musa acuminata AAA Group cultivar baxijiao chromosome BXJ3-9, Cavendish_Baxijiao_AAA, whole genome shotgun sequence, a single genomic region encodes these proteins:
- the LOC103998310 gene encoding probable inactive ATP-dependent zinc metalloprotease FTSHI 3, chloroplastic yields MSPFSLVSTHGVFSPHHSSSNWPRLFSHRRRLSLQEGKILSLEERHWDLTSSSSLCCRNSRCLSLWGSSRRFRLLSKCNRIVFAKIDRSSNEKHTHFGIRGKPRSRRRFSLRLRPRLRLLSYRLRRLSVQRLVENARTVLLRNSKKLMLSAWFSVALGVCFLFLKCTARPASVDVPYSDFVSALKSGSVSAVQFEEDSRYIYFNKQFEDNESLKSVEESSLTVDVSDVSAPKSSESITNERERGGKSISKWQYSTRKVEHDESFLLGLMRERGTTYSSAPQSAVKLLRSLVITLITLWIPIAPMLWLLYHQFYASNGPAKKRRPSKQSVSFDDVEGVDAAKLELMEIVSCLQGSMNYKKLGAKLPTGVLLVGPPGTGKTLLARSVAGEAGVPFFSVSASEFVELFVGRGAARVRDLFNVAKECAPSIVFIDELDAVGGKRGRSFNDERDQTLNQLLTEMDGFESETKVIVIAATNRPEALDPALCRPGRFSRKVLVGEPDFEGRKKILAVHLRQIPLEEEIELICDLVASLTAGFVGADLANIVNEAALLAARRDAETVTRDDMMEAIERAKFGIKERRLNLSTVGKSLGKLFPWIPPSTGKDGFQGLMGYQTLS; encoded by the exons ATGAGCCCGTTCTCCTTGGTTTCAACTCATGGGGTTTTTAGCCCTCACCATTCTTCTTCAAATTGGCCTAGATTGTTCTCTCATAGAAGGAGATTGAGCCTGCAAGAAGGAAAAATCTTGTCTTTGGAAGAAAGACATTGGGATCTTACTTCGTCTTCCTCTCTTTGTTGTCGCAACTCCCGATGTCTTTCTTTATGGGGTTCTTCGCGGAGATTTCGGTTATTGTCCAAATGTAATAGGATTGTATTTGCGAAGATTGATAGGAGCAGCAACGAGAAGCATACCCATTTTGGGATTCGAGGGAAGCCCAGGTCGAGAAGGCGATTCTCCCTGAGATTGCGCCCCAGGCTGCGGTTGCTCTCTTATAGATTGAGGAGATTGTCGGTTCAACGATTGGTGGAAAATGCTAGAACAGTGTTGCTCAGAAACTCGAAGAAGCTTATGCTATCTGCTTGGTTTTCTGTTGCCCTAGGGGTGTGTTTCTTGTTCTTGAAGTGCACAGCTAGACCTGCATCGGTGGATGTTCCATACTCAGATTTTGTATCGGCCCTGAAGAGTGGAAGCGTGTCAGCTGTTCAATTCGAAGAGGATTCCCGCTATATTTACTTTAATAAGCAATTTGAAGATAATGAGAGTTTGAAGTCAGTAGAAGAATCATCACTGACTGTCGATGTCTCCGATGTCAGTGCACCAAAATCATCTGAAAGCATTACAAATGAAAGGGAGAGAGGTGGTAAATCTATCTCGAAGTGGCAATACTCTACAAGAAAAGTCGAGCATGATGAGAGTTTTCTTCTTGGtttgatgagagagagagggacCACATACAGTTCTGCTCCTCAATCTGCAGTAAAGTTATTGAGAAGTCTTGTTATCACATTGATTACTTTGTGGATCCCAATAGCCCCAATGTTGTGGTTGCTTTATCACCAATTCTATGCTAGCAATGGCCCTGCAAAGAAGCGGCGGCCTAGTAAGCAGTCTGTCAGTTTTGATGATGTGGAGGGAGTTGATGCTGCCAAGCTAGAATTGATGGAG ATAGTATCTTGCTTACAAGGATCAATGAACTACAAAAAGTTAGGAGCAAAATTGCCCACAGGTGTGCTGCTTGTGGGACCTCCAGGCACTGGGAAGACATTACTAGCTCGCTCAGTTGCTGGAGAGGCAGGAGTCCCTTTTTTCTCAGTGTCTGCTAGTGAATTTGTAGAACTGTTTGTTGGAAGAGGAGCTGCACGAGTAAGAGACCTTTTTAATGTGGCAAAAGAATGTGCACCGTCAATAGTATTCATTGATGAACTTGATGCAGTGGGAGGAAAGCGTGGAAGAAGTTTCAATGATGAGCGGGACCAAACACTTAATCAG TTGCTGACAGAAATGGATGGTTTTGAGTCGGAGACAAAAGTGATTGTTATTGCAGCAACAAATAGACCAGAAGCACTAGATCCTGCTCTCTGCAGGCCAGGACGTTTTTCAAGGAAAGTGCTTGTCGGTGAACCAGATTTTGAAGGGCGTAAAAAAATTTTGGCTGTCCATCTGAGACAAATACCACTGGAGGAAGAAATTGAGTTAATCTGTGACCTTGTTGCATCTCTCACAGCAGGTTTTGTTGGTGCTGATCTCGCAAACATTGTCAATGAAGCTGCTCTGCTTGCTGCTCGAAGAG atGCTGAGACGGTTACTAGAGATGATATGATGGAGGCAATAGAGCGAGCAAAGTTTGGGATTAAAGAAAGGCGACTGAATCTTAGTACAGTAGGCAAGAGTCTGGGTAAATTGTTTCCATGGATTCCTCCATCAACAGGAAAAGATGGTTTCCAAGGCCTTATGGGTTACCAAACTTTGAGCTAA
- the LOC135648606 gene encoding uncharacterized protein LOC135648606 isoform X2 has protein sequence MKSTTAEVDPGSYLLSRTVDGFGFTKQEQSNSTEALSRNRPVDDHPNDREQKRIRKWRKMIGVGGSDWKHYVRRKPHVVKRRIRKGIPDCLRGLVWQLISGSRDLLLMNPGVYEQLVIYETSASELEIIRDISRTFPSHVFYQQRHGLGQRSLYNVLKAYSVYDRDVGYVQGMGFLAGLLLLYMSEEDAFWLLVALLKGAIHAPMEGLYQAGLPLVQEYLCQFEQLVKEYLPMLGEHFTQEMVNPSMYASQWFITVFSYSFPFPLALRIWDVFLYEGVKVVFQVGLALLRFCHDDLVSKRLEEFKRDYEKRKERPLPHSLPSLSSSGIPIHNLAGLE, from the exons ATGAAATCCACTACTGCTGAGGTGGATCCAGGATCATATCTGCTTTCAAGAACAGTTGATGGTTTTGGATTTACAAAACAAGAACAGAGCAACTCAACAGAGGCCTTATCTAGAAACAGACCTGTGGATGACCATCCCAATGACAG AGAACAAAAGAGGATAAGAAAATGGAGGAAAATGATAGGTGTTGGTGGGAGTGACTGGAAGCACTATGTTAGAAGAAAACCTCATGTAGTTAAGAGACGTATTAGAAAAGGCATCCCTGACTGTTTAAGAGGACTTGTTTGGCAGTTGATTTCTGGAAGTCGAGACCTCCTGCTAATGAATCCAGGGGTTTATGAG CAACTGGTGATATATGAGACATCAGCATCAGAATTGGAAATAATTCGAGACATATCTCGTACTTTTCCATCACATGTTTTCTATCAACAGAGACATGGACTAGGGCAAAGATCCCTGTACAATGTTTTAAAGGCTTACTCTGTATATGACAGGGATGTTGGATATGTTCAG GGCATGGGTTTTTTAGCAGGTTTGTTACTTCTTTATATGAGTGAAGAGGATGCCTTCTGGCTGTTAGTTGCTTTGTTAAAGGGAGCCATTCATGCACCAATGGAAGGCTTGTACCAG GCAGGCTTGCCACTTGTTCAAGAATACCTATGTCAATTTGAGCAATTGGTGAAAGAATATTTGCCAATGTTGGGAGAACATTTTACTCAAGAGATGGTTAATCCCAGCATGTATGCTAGTCAATGGTTCATAACAGTTTTTTCGTACTCATTCCCATTTCCACTTGCACTTCGTATCTGGGATGTCTTTCTCTATGAG GGTGTAAAAGTTGTTTTCCAAGTTGGCTTGGCCTTGCTAAGATTCTGCCACGATGACTTG GTGTCAAAACGCTTGGAGGAGTTCAAAAGAGAttatgagaagaggaaggagagacCTTTGCCTCATTCATTGCCATCATTAAGCAGCTCTGGTATACCAATTCATAACCTAGCTGGCCTTGAATGA
- the LOC135648606 gene encoding uncharacterized protein LOC135648606 isoform X1, whose amino-acid sequence MKSTTAEVDPGSYLLSRTVDGFGFTKQEQSNSTEALSRNRPVDDHPNDREQKRIRKWRKMIGVGGSDWKHYVRRKPHVVKRRIRKGIPDCLRGLVWQLISGSRDLLLMNPGVYEQLVIYETSASELEIIRDISRTFPSHVFYQQRHGLGQRSLYNVLKAYSVYDRDVGYVQGMGFLAGLLLLYMSEEDAFWLLVALLKGAIHAPMEGLYQAGLPLVQEYLCQFEQLVKEYLPMLGEHFTQEMVNPSMYASQWFITVFSYSFPFPLALRIWDVFLYEGVKVVFQVGLALLRFCHDDLIKLPFEKLLHALKNFPAEAMNPDKLLPLAFSIKVSKRLEEFKRDYEKRKERPLPHSLPSLSSSGIPIHNLAGLE is encoded by the exons ATGAAATCCACTACTGCTGAGGTGGATCCAGGATCATATCTGCTTTCAAGAACAGTTGATGGTTTTGGATTTACAAAACAAGAACAGAGCAACTCAACAGAGGCCTTATCTAGAAACAGACCTGTGGATGACCATCCCAATGACAG AGAACAAAAGAGGATAAGAAAATGGAGGAAAATGATAGGTGTTGGTGGGAGTGACTGGAAGCACTATGTTAGAAGAAAACCTCATGTAGTTAAGAGACGTATTAGAAAAGGCATCCCTGACTGTTTAAGAGGACTTGTTTGGCAGTTGATTTCTGGAAGTCGAGACCTCCTGCTAATGAATCCAGGGGTTTATGAG CAACTGGTGATATATGAGACATCAGCATCAGAATTGGAAATAATTCGAGACATATCTCGTACTTTTCCATCACATGTTTTCTATCAACAGAGACATGGACTAGGGCAAAGATCCCTGTACAATGTTTTAAAGGCTTACTCTGTATATGACAGGGATGTTGGATATGTTCAG GGCATGGGTTTTTTAGCAGGTTTGTTACTTCTTTATATGAGTGAAGAGGATGCCTTCTGGCTGTTAGTTGCTTTGTTAAAGGGAGCCATTCATGCACCAATGGAAGGCTTGTACCAG GCAGGCTTGCCACTTGTTCAAGAATACCTATGTCAATTTGAGCAATTGGTGAAAGAATATTTGCCAATGTTGGGAGAACATTTTACTCAAGAGATGGTTAATCCCAGCATGTATGCTAGTCAATGGTTCATAACAGTTTTTTCGTACTCATTCCCATTTCCACTTGCACTTCGTATCTGGGATGTCTTTCTCTATGAG GGTGTAAAAGTTGTTTTCCAAGTTGGCTTGGCCTTGCTAAGATTCTGCCACGATGACTTG ATAAAATTACCCTTTGAGAAACTACTGCATGCCCTGAAAAATTTTCCTGCGGAAGCGATGAATCCAGATAAACTATTGCCACTTGCCTTCTCAATCAAG GTGTCAAAACGCTTGGAGGAGTTCAAAAGAGAttatgagaagaggaaggagagacCTTTGCCTCATTCATTGCCATCATTAAGCAGCTCTGGTATACCAATTCATAACCTAGCTGGCCTTGAATGA
- the LOC135648606 gene encoding uncharacterized protein LOC135648606 isoform X3 — translation MKSTTAEVDPGSYLLSRTVDGFGFTKQEQSNSTEALSRNRPVDDHPNDREQKRIRKWRKMIGVGGSDWKHYVRRKPHVVKRRIRKGIPDCLRGLVWQLISGSRDLLLMNPGVYEQLVIYETSASELEIIRDISRTFPSHVFYQQRHGLGQRSLYNVLKAYSVYDRDVGYVQGMGFLAGLLLLYMSEEDAFWLLVALLKGAIHAPMEGLYQGVKVVFQVGLALLRFCHDDLIKLPFEKLLHALKNFPAEAMNPDKLLPLAFSIKVSKRLEEFKRDYEKRKERPLPHSLPSLSSSGIPIHNLAGLE, via the exons ATGAAATCCACTACTGCTGAGGTGGATCCAGGATCATATCTGCTTTCAAGAACAGTTGATGGTTTTGGATTTACAAAACAAGAACAGAGCAACTCAACAGAGGCCTTATCTAGAAACAGACCTGTGGATGACCATCCCAATGACAG AGAACAAAAGAGGATAAGAAAATGGAGGAAAATGATAGGTGTTGGTGGGAGTGACTGGAAGCACTATGTTAGAAGAAAACCTCATGTAGTTAAGAGACGTATTAGAAAAGGCATCCCTGACTGTTTAAGAGGACTTGTTTGGCAGTTGATTTCTGGAAGTCGAGACCTCCTGCTAATGAATCCAGGGGTTTATGAG CAACTGGTGATATATGAGACATCAGCATCAGAATTGGAAATAATTCGAGACATATCTCGTACTTTTCCATCACATGTTTTCTATCAACAGAGACATGGACTAGGGCAAAGATCCCTGTACAATGTTTTAAAGGCTTACTCTGTATATGACAGGGATGTTGGATATGTTCAG GGCATGGGTTTTTTAGCAGGTTTGTTACTTCTTTATATGAGTGAAGAGGATGCCTTCTGGCTGTTAGTTGCTTTGTTAAAGGGAGCCATTCATGCACCAATGGAAGGCTTGTACCAG GGTGTAAAAGTTGTTTTCCAAGTTGGCTTGGCCTTGCTAAGATTCTGCCACGATGACTTG ATAAAATTACCCTTTGAGAAACTACTGCATGCCCTGAAAAATTTTCCTGCGGAAGCGATGAATCCAGATAAACTATTGCCACTTGCCTTCTCAATCAAG GTGTCAAAACGCTTGGAGGAGTTCAAAAGAGAttatgagaagaggaaggagagacCTTTGCCTCATTCATTGCCATCATTAAGCAGCTCTGGTATACCAATTCATAACCTAGCTGGCCTTGAATGA